The Dermacentor albipictus isolate Rhodes 1998 colony chromosome 2, USDA_Dalb.pri_finalv2, whole genome shotgun sequence genome has a segment encoding these proteins:
- the LOC135915949 gene encoding uncharacterized protein isoform X1: protein MSRIPELASPNLSVQCTFSAWSFTVLVLFAVATIASAGVLHYGGDDYGGGGGGGYGGGGGGFGGGGGGGDDISVASVSYVKEPVVSVKYVAKPVVSYVAKPVATVSHALKPVVTYTSISSGGGGYGGGGGGGYGGGGGGYDGGGGGHGGGWPWK from the exons ATGTCCCGGATTCCTGAACTTGCAAGCCCGAATCTTTCAGTACAGTGCACTTTCAGTGCATGGTCTTTCACT GTCCTCGTCCTCTTCGCCGTAGCAACGATCGCCTCTGCAGGTGTTCTGCATTACGGCGGCGATGATTATGGCGGAGGTGGTGGCGGCGGTTACGGCGGCGGAGGTGGCGgtttcggtggtggtggtggcggcggagATGACATCAGCGTTGCATCCGTCTCGTACGTCAAGGAGCCCGTTGTGAGCGTAAAGTACGTCGCCAAGCCTGTGGTCAGTTACGTGGCCAAGCCGGTAGCCACCGTGTCGCATGCCCTGAAGCCCGTGGTGACGTACACGTCAATCTCCAGCGGCGGCGGTGGGTATGGAGGCGGCGGCGGAGGCGGATACGGTGGAGGTGGCGGCGGATACGATGGAGGTGGCGGCGGCCATGGTGGAGGATGGCCCTGGAAGTAA
- the LOC135915949 gene encoding uncharacterized protein isoform X2, which translates to MVFHCEHFEVLVLFAVATIASAGVLHYGGDDYGGGGGGGYGGGGGGFGGGGGGGDDISVASVSYVKEPVVSVKYVAKPVVSYVAKPVATVSHALKPVVTYTSISSGGGGYGGGGGGGYGGGGGGYDGGGGGHGGGWPWK; encoded by the exons ATGGTCTTTCACTGTGAGCATTTTGAG GTCCTCGTCCTCTTCGCCGTAGCAACGATCGCCTCTGCAGGTGTTCTGCATTACGGCGGCGATGATTATGGCGGAGGTGGTGGCGGCGGTTACGGCGGCGGAGGTGGCGgtttcggtggtggtggtggcggcggagATGACATCAGCGTTGCATCCGTCTCGTACGTCAAGGAGCCCGTTGTGAGCGTAAAGTACGTCGCCAAGCCTGTGGTCAGTTACGTGGCCAAGCCGGTAGCCACCGTGTCGCATGCCCTGAAGCCCGTGGTGACGTACACGTCAATCTCCAGCGGCGGCGGTGGGTATGGAGGCGGCGGCGGAGGCGGATACGGTGGAGGTGGCGGCGGATACGATGGAGGTGGCGGCGGCCATGGTGGAGGATGGCCCTGGAAGTAA
- the LOC135915949 gene encoding uncharacterized protein isoform X3 yields MQASVLVLFAVATIASAGVLHYGGDDYGGGGGGGYGGGGGGFGGGGGGGDDISVASVSYVKEPVVSVKYVAKPVVSYVAKPVATVSHALKPVVTYTSISSGGGGYGGGGGGGYGGGGGGYDGGGGGHGGGWPWK; encoded by the exons ATGCAAGCATCG GTCCTCGTCCTCTTCGCCGTAGCAACGATCGCCTCTGCAGGTGTTCTGCATTACGGCGGCGATGATTATGGCGGAGGTGGTGGCGGCGGTTACGGCGGCGGAGGTGGCGgtttcggtggtggtggtggcggcggagATGACATCAGCGTTGCATCCGTCTCGTACGTCAAGGAGCCCGTTGTGAGCGTAAAGTACGTCGCCAAGCCTGTGGTCAGTTACGTGGCCAAGCCGGTAGCCACCGTGTCGCATGCCCTGAAGCCCGTGGTGACGTACACGTCAATCTCCAGCGGCGGCGGTGGGTATGGAGGCGGCGGCGGAGGCGGATACGGTGGAGGTGGCGGCGGATACGATGGAGGTGGCGGCGGCCATGGTGGAGGATGGCCCTGGAAGTAA